A portion of the Adhaeribacter radiodurans genome contains these proteins:
- a CDS encoding coiled-coil domain-containing protein, with protein sequence MNYTLIFIYIISVLFFTSCVNPETDLQNNKIIDLKEKDNYLNSKIEDQNQKIKELNEKIESMKDEIKDLNTRLEQSNKPSKIKV encoded by the coding sequence ATGAATTATACACTTATTTTTATCTATATAATTAGTGTCTTGTTTTTTACTTCATGTGTAAATCCAGAAACAGATCTTCAAAATAATAAAATTATCGATTTAAAAGAAAAAGATAATTACTTGAATTCTAAAATAGAAGATCAAAATCAAAAAATTAAAGAGTTAAATGAAAAGATTGAAAGTATGAAGGATGAAATTAAAGATTTAAATACTAGGTTAGAACAGTCAAATAAACCTTCAAAAATTAAGGTTTAG
- a CDS encoding STAS-like domain-containing protein: MTKIVFNEMENKLKVLNVLGKYTGLRHSIISENSGEEFYHKFLNYAFYESFVKKEKLEVDLDGVRGYSPSFIDEAFGNLVFDFKLENVKKYLIIKSEDFDYWIKNIYEDTYDAWESKRIKNELPRKTEDHKPWWRIINTIPEKSVWEKKSAL; encoded by the coding sequence ATGACCAAAATTGTATTTAATGAAATGGAAAACAAGTTAAAAGTATTAAATGTGTTAGGGAAATATACAGGTTTAAGGCATAGTATCATTAGCGAAAATTCAGGCGAGGAATTCTATCATAAATTCTTAAACTATGCTTTTTATGAGTCATTTGTAAAAAAGGAAAAGTTAGAAGTTGATTTAGATGGAGTAAGGGGTTATTCTCCTTCATTTATAGATGAAGCATTTGGTAATTTGGTTTTTGATTTTAAATTAGAGAATGTCAAGAAGTATTTAATTATAAAATCAGAAGATTTTGATTATTGGATTAAAAATATTTATGAAGATACTTACGATGCTTGGGAAAGTAAAAGAATCAAAAATGAATTACCTAGAAAAACTGAAGATCATAAACCTTGGTGGAGAATAATAAATACTATTCCTGAAAAAAGTGTTTGGGAAAAAAAATCTGCTTTATGA
- a CDS encoding antibiotic biosynthesis monooxygenase family protein gives MQKATMYFLNLKSQVPQILKIESCPDASLVQKQGKYTHYFVVTVKDQPD, from the coding sequence ATGCAAAAAGCCACTATGTATTTCCTAAACCTCAAATCGCAGGTGCCGCAGATTTTGAAAATAGAAAGTTGCCCGGATGCGAGCCTCGTGCAGAAGCAGGGCAAGTACACGCATTATTTTGTGGTAACAGTAAAAGACCAGCCGGATTAA
- a CDS encoding aldose epimerase family protein codes for MQSYRQRYSANKRYDNTFVLNKTDSNLSLAARALDPASGRQVEVYTTQPGIHFYTANHLNNSFIGKQDQFYQQYQGFTLETNHFPDAPNQPTFPSTILQPGETFQETTVYKITTF; via the coding sequence ATCCAAAGTTATAGGCAGCGGTATAGTGCCAACAAAAGGTATGATAATACTTTTGTTCTGAATAAAACAGATAGCAACTTATCGCTTGCTGCCCGGGCGCTGGACCCCGCCAGTGGCCGACAGGTGGAGGTGTATACTACCCAACCCGGTATTCATTTTTATACCGCCAACCACCTGAATAACAGCTTTATTGGAAAACAAGACCAATTTTACCAACAATACCAGGGGTTTACCCTGGAGACAAACCATTTTCCGGATGCTCCCAATCAGCCGACTTTTCCCAGCACTATTTTACAACCTGGAGAAACATTCCAGGAAACTACCGTTTACAAAATAACTACTTTTTAA
- a CDS encoding aldose epimerase family protein, which yields MGNITEEVFGQMPDGQEISLFTLTNQNGLQVKITPYGGRITSILVPDKKGQLVDVVLGYDDLAGYLADESNFGAIIGRVSNRIAKGQFTLDGQIYTLAINNGPNHLHGGLKGFAKVIWQAEVTSQNTLELTYQSPDGEEGYPGNLTARVIYSLSDNNELRIEISAETDKPTPVNLTSHSYFNLTGGTDTIQNHQLYLNADAYIAVDETIIPTGEMPSVHHTPMDFTQSKVIGSGIVPTKGMIILLF from the coding sequence ATGGGTAACATAACAGAAGAAGTCTTCGGACAGATGCCGGATGGGCAGGAAATTAGTTTATTTACCTTAACTAACCAGAATGGCTTGCAGGTAAAAATAACCCCTTATGGCGGCCGCATTACTTCTATCCTGGTGCCGGATAAAAAAGGCCAGCTCGTTGATGTGGTACTGGGTTACGATGATCTGGCCGGCTACTTAGCCGATGAATCGAACTTTGGCGCTATCATAGGCCGGGTATCTAACCGCATTGCCAAAGGCCAATTTACCCTCGATGGGCAAATCTATACCCTGGCAATAAACAATGGCCCTAATCATTTACACGGCGGGCTAAAAGGTTTTGCGAAAGTAATCTGGCAGGCCGAGGTAACCAGCCAAAATACGTTAGAGTTAACCTATCAGAGCCCGGATGGGGAAGAAGGATATCCGGGTAATTTAACGGCTCGGGTTATTTACTCCCTGTCTGATAACAATGAACTCCGAATTGAGATTAGTGCCGAAACCGATAAGCCCACGCCGGTGAACCTGACGAGCCACAGCTATTTTAATTTAACCGGCGGCACCGATACCATCCAAAACCACCAATTATACCTGAATGCGGATGCCTACATTGCGGTTGATGAAACCATCATACCCACCGGCGAAATGCCGTCCGTGCACCATACTCCCATGGACTTTACCCAATCCAAAGTTATAGGCAGCGGTATAGTGCCAACAAAAGGTATGATAATACTTTTGTTCTGA
- a CDS encoding prolipoprotein diacylglyceryl transferase family protein translates to MNNLLFIFVNADGGFYYDLFYLFAFLVGYFLLLWIGVKRKYNLVAWLLVLAGTRFFFIIGTKLFSYSEAEWQVLLTEHYFPATSGKTLLGGLLLVAIGFFLLKKILRLKTETLDAFAFVIPLSIALQRPGCFLAGCCYGNPTTVPWGVQYLPGTLPHYHQFQAGLIQAQEMYSLPVHPSQLYEALNGLLVVGLLLLLRRHIKAPGNLLTASILLYCFFRFFLEFFRSPLAHTTGGSPAGGLITLQWGILVVIGFLGSLFFYREKHFTPEASPEKLPSVTVTVLVLLSLVVITWSLRDWFTFTELLALNMALYPAIVLVSWYVFGNIFVPQFRWVALVTLLLPLFLMSQTLPLSRPDSTTNISGQKSYHTFKIGFGEGNFQNSYFIGHVNGCGREGNVKYYLQDYTLGAAGYAITQQKGNKEVTYGLNAFLGNHQETDITSGMPGETHKTTLFGVNPYIKLDKKWYGLGAGLHVGNLRYILEDKEESGSGMPGWGSRKTPVYPQFNVRIGPTRIAFVDFRLADQFPSALPGMRYQASIGSGFGIRNGSYARFGTNGAHSFVSGNFVFQNRLVVEPLYLWGDPQEFLPQEKRQHQFGIGLHYRFNQK, encoded by the coding sequence ATGAACAACTTACTCTTTATCTTTGTCAATGCCGACGGCGGTTTTTACTACGATTTATTTTACTTGTTCGCCTTTCTGGTAGGGTATTTTTTATTGTTGTGGATTGGGGTAAAAAGAAAATACAACCTGGTAGCCTGGCTGCTGGTGTTAGCCGGCACCCGGTTCTTTTTCATTATCGGTACCAAATTATTTTCGTATTCGGAGGCCGAATGGCAGGTACTCTTAACGGAACATTATTTCCCGGCTACATCGGGTAAAACCCTCTTGGGCGGACTATTGCTGGTGGCCATCGGGTTCTTTTTACTAAAAAAGATTCTGCGACTAAAAACCGAAACGCTGGATGCTTTTGCCTTCGTTATTCCCTTATCTATTGCTTTACAGCGGCCCGGCTGCTTCCTGGCTGGTTGTTGTTACGGCAACCCAACTACAGTGCCCTGGGGCGTGCAGTATTTGCCGGGCACTTTGCCCCATTACCACCAGTTTCAGGCGGGTCTTATTCAGGCGCAGGAAATGTATTCGTTGCCGGTGCACCCCAGCCAGTTATACGAAGCCCTGAACGGATTGCTGGTGGTGGGTTTATTGCTGTTGCTTCGGCGGCACATTAAAGCCCCCGGTAATTTGTTAACTGCTTCTATTCTGTTGTATTGCTTTTTCCGGTTTTTTTTGGAATTCTTCCGGTCGCCGTTGGCGCATACTACGGGTGGTTCTCCGGCAGGCGGATTAATAACGCTGCAATGGGGTATTCTGGTAGTTATTGGTTTTCTGGGTAGTTTGTTTTTTTACCGCGAAAAGCATTTTACGCCTGAGGCTAGCCCCGAAAAATTACCGTCCGTTACGGTCACCGTTTTGGTTCTGCTGAGCCTGGTAGTCATTACCTGGAGTTTGCGCGATTGGTTTACGTTCACCGAATTGCTGGCGTTAAACATGGCCTTGTACCCCGCCATTGTACTGGTAAGCTGGTATGTATTCGGGAATATATTTGTGCCGCAATTCCGGTGGGTGGCGCTGGTTACACTTTTATTGCCCCTATTTTTAATGAGCCAAACCTTGCCCCTGAGCCGGCCCGACTCAACAACCAATATCTCCGGGCAAAAATCCTATCATACTTTTAAAATCGGATTTGGCGAAGGCAATTTCCAGAACTCCTATTTTATTGGCCATGTCAATGGCTGTGGGCGGGAAGGTAACGTTAAATATTATTTGCAGGATTATACACTAGGCGCAGCGGGGTACGCTATTACCCAACAGAAAGGCAATAAAGAAGTAACGTACGGCCTGAATGCTTTCCTGGGCAACCACCAGGAAACCGATATTACCAGCGGTATGCCCGGTGAGACGCATAAAACCACCTTATTTGGAGTAAACCCTTATATAAAGCTGGATAAAAAATGGTACGGATTGGGCGCCGGGCTCCACGTGGGTAATTTACGGTACATCCTCGAAGATAAAGAGGAAAGTGGCTCGGGTATGCCCGGCTGGGGCAGCCGCAAAACACCCGTATACCCACAGTTCAATGTCAGGATTGGCCCTACCCGGATAGCTTTTGTTGACTTTCGTTTGGCTGACCAGTTTCCCTCGGCTTTACCGGGAATGCGGTACCAGGCCAGTATTGGTTCGGGTTTCGGCATTCGGAACGGCTCTTATGCCCGTTTTGGCACGAACGGGGCGCACTCGTTTGTAAGCGGAAATTTTGTATTTCAGAACCGGCTGGTAGTAGAACCACTTTACTTATGGGGTGATCCGCAGGAGTTTTTACCGCAGGAAAAAAGGCAGCACCAATTTGGCATCGGTTTGCATTACCGGTTTAACCAGAAATAA
- a CDS encoding sensor histidine kinase gives MALYSQEKLNTLFINQIKNYAIFAMDTRGIITSWNKGAERLKGYTENEIVGQYYGVLSPDEYQQAGLPEREMKIALEQGVYEAEDWRKRKDGALFWADLMLTPIFDEAGQHLGFTKITGDITKQKELQDKLAERQQSALEHTNTELKKINFDLDNFVYTASHNLRSPITNIEGLMDLLQEELQESGCLNNTVNEIVKRVNSSINRFKHTIADLTEISRLQKDYIENPSDEYLDIKEVYEDIIVDLEDPVKRKVCFIQTDFQVHELKFSKKNFRSILYNLISNSIKYQDPERSCIIKISTRLQEPYVLLRVQDNGLGISQHHQQQLYSMFKRFHDHVEGSGIGLYMVKRILDNAGGKIEVESKEGEGTVFKVYFNDSM, from the coding sequence ATGGCGCTTTATTCGCAAGAAAAATTAAATACTCTGTTCATTAACCAAATTAAGAATTACGCCATTTTTGCGATGGATACCCGGGGTATTATAACCTCCTGGAACAAAGGCGCCGAACGGCTAAAAGGGTATACCGAAAACGAAATTGTGGGGCAGTATTATGGAGTGCTATCGCCGGACGAATACCAGCAGGCCGGCTTACCGGAACGGGAAATGAAGATAGCTTTAGAGCAAGGCGTGTACGAGGCCGAAGATTGGCGAAAACGCAAAGATGGCGCGCTTTTTTGGGCTGATTTAATGCTCACGCCTATTTTTGATGAGGCAGGCCAGCACTTAGGCTTTACTAAAATTACCGGCGACATTACCAAACAAAAAGAACTGCAGGATAAATTAGCCGAACGGCAGCAAAGTGCGCTGGAGCATACCAACACCGAACTAAAGAAAATTAACTTCGACCTGGATAATTTTGTTTATACCGCGTCGCATAATCTGCGCTCACCGATTACCAATATCGAAGGCCTGATGGATTTACTGCAGGAAGAATTACAGGAATCCGGTTGTTTAAACAATACCGTTAATGAAATAGTAAAACGCGTTAATTCGTCGATTAACCGGTTTAAGCACACTATTGCCGATCTCACTGAAATTAGCCGTTTGCAGAAAGATTACATCGAAAACCCCTCCGACGAATATCTGGATATAAAAGAGGTGTACGAAGACATTATCGTGGATTTAGAAGATCCCGTTAAACGGAAAGTATGTTTTATTCAAACCGATTTTCAGGTACACGAGTTAAAGTTTTCGAAAAAGAATTTTCGGAGCATTTTGTATAATCTGATTAGTAATTCTATAAAATACCAGGACCCGGAACGCAGTTGTATTATTAAAATTAGTACCCGTTTGCAGGAGCCTTACGTACTTTTACGAGTGCAGGACAACGGCTTAGGTATTAGCCAGCACCACCAGCAACAGCTTTATTCTATGTTTAAACGGTTTCACGACCACGTAGAAGGATCCGGAATTGGTCTTTATATGGTAAAACGGATACTAGACAATGCCGGCGGTAAAATTGAAGTGGAATCGAAAGAAGGGGAGGGCACCGTATTTAAGGTTTATTTTAATGACAGCATGTAG
- a CDS encoding ThuA domain-containing protein produces the protein MNKLKLLLFTFILQVGISFSSQAQKQFKVLLVTTTKGWHHESLHAGVLAIQQMGIRNNFDVVLWEDPNGFTDKYLDQFKAVIFVNTTGDIFDANQQKVMERFIQSGKGFVGIHSASDTEYDWEWYTKLVGRMFHIHPTVQTAKTKIVDAKFPGLQGFADDRLWTEEWYEFGPEKTTGLNYILSVDESSYNPKVDWGRVKGEGMGKLHPVAWYHNYDGGRAFYTALGHLPTNFSEPAFLNHLYAGIFWAATGRK, from the coding sequence ATGAACAAATTAAAACTTCTACTCTTTACCTTCATTCTTCAGGTAGGTATTTCTTTTAGCAGCCAAGCGCAAAAACAATTTAAAGTATTACTGGTAACCACTACCAAAGGCTGGCACCACGAATCTTTGCACGCCGGAGTATTGGCCATTCAGCAAATGGGCATTCGTAATAATTTTGATGTGGTGCTGTGGGAAGACCCCAACGGATTTACCGACAAATACCTGGATCAATTTAAAGCCGTAATTTTTGTAAATACTACCGGCGATATTTTCGATGCGAATCAGCAAAAAGTAATGGAGCGCTTTATTCAATCCGGAAAAGGTTTTGTGGGCATTCATAGCGCTTCCGATACCGAGTACGATTGGGAGTGGTACACCAAACTGGTTGGCCGCATGTTCCATATTCACCCCACTGTGCAAACGGCTAAAACTAAAATCGTAGACGCTAAATTTCCGGGTTTACAAGGCTTTGCGGACGACCGCCTTTGGACTGAGGAATGGTACGAGTTTGGCCCGGAAAAAACCACTGGTCTGAACTACATTCTCAGCGTAGACGAAAGCTCGTATAACCCGAAAGTAGACTGGGGTCGCGTAAAAGGAGAGGGCATGGGCAAACTACACCCGGTTGCCTGGTACCACAACTACGACGGCGGCCGCGCCTTTTATACCGCACTAGGGCATTTACCTACCAACTTTAGCGAACCCGCATTCCTAAATCATTTATACGCCGGCATATTCTGGGCTGCTACCGGGAGAAAGTAA
- a CDS encoding DUF6515 family protein yields MKRVTEPILHFKPIFDLKKPAFLLGVALLGGLVFPNSSFAQRPDRSSTHQNDRTNNRENNRPSGRESGRPNRELSRPSSPSLNRDYRNPTPRPEMSRKERYQSSNRERYSSDRERYQSPDRQRSRELAYGSNRNYRYPAHPTYPAPSHYNRPNYRSPNWNYRNLPRRGYSVPFAPSSSITVAFGGVYFHYDNGVYYRPMNGRYVVVPAPVGLRTRMIPAGHLRFFISQRPYYYYYGTYYELRNGYYEVVRPPVGALVESIPDGYEEVVIDGETYYIVDGVQYKPVLHNNEIWYEVLKVDGY; encoded by the coding sequence ATGAAAAGGGTAACAGAACCTATTTTACATTTTAAACCTATTTTTGATTTAAAGAAACCGGCTTTCTTATTGGGAGTAGCTTTGCTGGGTGGGTTGGTTTTTCCGAATTCCAGTTTTGCCCAACGTCCGGACCGGAGTAGTACTCACCAAAACGATAGAACAAACAACCGGGAAAACAACCGTCCATCTGGCCGGGAAAGTGGCAGGCCAAATCGGGAGTTAAGCCGGCCTTCTTCCCCTAGCCTGAACAGAGATTACCGGAACCCCACTCCCCGCCCGGAAATGAGTCGCAAGGAGCGGTACCAGTCCTCTAATCGGGAGCGTTATTCATCGGATAGGGAACGGTACCAATCGCCGGATCGGCAAAGAAGCCGGGAGTTAGCTTATGGGAGCAACAGAAATTACCGCTATCCCGCGCATCCTACTTACCCGGCACCCAGTCATTACAACCGGCCCAATTACCGCAGCCCTAACTGGAATTACAGAAACTTACCCCGAAGAGGTTATTCGGTACCCTTTGCCCCGAGTAGTTCGATAACTGTGGCTTTTGGCGGCGTTTATTTCCATTACGACAATGGCGTTTATTATCGACCCATGAACGGCCGTTACGTGGTAGTGCCCGCTCCTGTTGGTTTGCGTACCCGGATGATCCCTGCGGGTCACCTTCGATTTTTCATTAGCCAACGCCCTTATTACTATTACTACGGTACTTATTACGAACTCCGGAATGGTTACTACGAAGTGGTAAGGCCACCCGTAGGCGCTTTAGTGGAAAGCATTCCGGATGGCTACGAAGAAGTAGTAATTGACGGTGAAACCTATTACATTGTAGATGGGGTACAGTACAAACCGGTACTTCATAATAACGAAATCTGGTACGAAGTACTAAAAGTAGATGGCTATTAA
- a CDS encoding mechanosensitive ion channel family protein, whose product MKFLVPLFLYLFKYLKPLSVFAKIFFVALFLLGLVETPAWAQLSLPKKEQVIDSAAAVPDWPNDTLGRRTPRGAVQGFIRSLADEDYPKAALYFNLTRKQKKQGEQLAHSLQRLLDHGGEIVPYSLLSDNFNGREDDNLGTNLERVGNATANGEKFDLFLEKTEDASGGPIWLFSSQTVQRIPKEIEQTSTPIADKVMPEVIVKNKWGGVPIGHWLALLLIAIGSYAVSWCLVQAFLFVLRKSWYRATEDPISGIITAFVLPLQLYLALWFFFEFSQRAGISIIVRQKFSVLTVIIGFFVFLLLLWRLVDVFGRFIERRMIRHQHQAGLSAVLFLRRGAKIAVLVFGTIGILSTLGFDVTTGLAALGVGGLALALGAQKTVENFVGSVTLIADQPIRVGDFCKVGDTVGTVETIGMRSTRIRTNERTVVTIPNGDFSSQRIENFAHRDRIWFHPTFSVRCDTSPDQLRYLLVELRSILYAHPKIDPNSARVRFVGIGDFSYNLEVFSYVLTTDFNEFLEIQEDLLLRMMDVVEASGSGFAFPSQTVYLGRDSGKSEENTKAAEEKVNNWRNTHDLPLPKFSPERIESLRNTIPYPADNGKSS is encoded by the coding sequence ATGAAATTTTTAGTGCCTTTATTTTTATATCTTTTTAAATATTTAAAACCATTATCCGTCTTTGCTAAAATCTTTTTTGTTGCGCTGTTTTTACTGGGCTTGGTAGAAACGCCTGCCTGGGCGCAGTTGTCCTTGCCCAAAAAAGAACAAGTTATTGATTCGGCAGCGGCTGTACCCGATTGGCCAAACGATACCCTTGGACGGCGTACCCCGCGCGGAGCGGTGCAAGGATTTATTCGGTCACTGGCCGACGAAGATTACCCGAAAGCGGCACTGTATTTTAATCTAACCCGCAAACAGAAAAAGCAAGGCGAACAATTGGCGCATTCCCTGCAACGGTTGCTTGATCACGGTGGAGAAATTGTTCCGTATTCTTTACTCAGCGATAACTTTAATGGCCGGGAAGATGATAATCTAGGCACCAATCTGGAACGTGTGGGTAACGCTACTGCCAACGGCGAAAAATTTGATTTATTCCTGGAGAAGACCGAAGATGCTAGTGGTGGCCCGATCTGGTTATTTTCTTCCCAAACTGTTCAGCGCATTCCCAAAGAAATTGAGCAAACCTCTACTCCCATCGCCGATAAGGTAATGCCCGAAGTGATTGTGAAAAACAAATGGGGCGGCGTGCCCATTGGTCATTGGCTAGCCTTGCTGCTTATTGCAATAGGAAGCTATGCTGTGAGCTGGTGCCTGGTGCAGGCTTTCTTGTTTGTGCTCCGGAAAAGCTGGTACCGGGCTACCGAAGATCCTATATCCGGCATTATCACCGCCTTTGTCTTGCCGTTGCAGTTATATCTGGCGCTTTGGTTCTTTTTTGAATTTAGTCAGCGGGCGGGTATCTCCATTATTGTGCGGCAAAAGTTCAGTGTTCTTACGGTAATTATAGGATTCTTCGTGTTTCTGCTGCTTTTGTGGCGGTTAGTGGATGTTTTTGGTCGTTTTATAGAGCGGCGAATGATCCGGCACCAACACCAGGCGGGGCTTTCGGCAGTACTGTTCCTGCGGCGAGGCGCTAAAATTGCCGTTCTTGTTTTTGGAACTATTGGCATTTTAAGTACCCTGGGTTTTGATGTTACTACTGGTTTGGCTGCCTTGGGAGTGGGTGGTTTGGCGTTGGCATTAGGAGCCCAAAAAACGGTAGAAAATTTTGTAGGCAGCGTTACGCTAATTGCCGACCAGCCCATCCGGGTAGGTGACTTTTGCAAAGTGGGCGATACAGTAGGCACCGTCGAAACCATAGGCATGCGCTCTACCCGCATTCGCACTAACGAACGCACCGTAGTTACTATTCCGAACGGGGATTTTTCGTCGCAACGCATCGAAAACTTCGCGCACCGGGATCGCATTTGGTTTCATCCTACTTTCAGCGTCCGCTGCGATACCAGTCCCGACCAACTCCGGTATTTACTGGTAGAGCTGCGCTCCATTCTATATGCGCATCCTAAAATAGATCCCAATTCCGCGCGTGTACGTTTTGTAGGCATTGGCGATTTTTCGTATAACCTGGAGGTTTTCTCTTATGTACTCACCACCGATTTTAACGAGTTTCTGGAAATTCAGGAAGATTTACTGCTCCGGATGATGGACGTAGTAGAAGCCAGCGGTTCGGGTTTTGCTTTTCCGTCGCAAACGGTTTACCTGGGCCGCGACTCAGGAAAATCCGAAGAAAACACGAAAGCTGCCGAAGAAAAAGTAAATAATTGGCGTAACACTCACGATTTACCGCTTCCCAAATTTAGTCCGGAACGTATCGAAAGTCTGCGTAATACCATCCCGTACCCCGCAGACAACGGAAAAAGCAGTTAA
- a CDS encoding DUF808 domain-containing protein — protein MPSGLLALLDDIGALVKVSAASLDDVPTQVAKTTGKVSGIVIDDTAVTPKYVVGLDPARELAIIFQIAKKSLINKVIFLAPAALLLGFFAPWAIQPILMLGGAYLCFEGYEKVHSMFSSHEEAHDKSAAVEITTPEELEKERIKSAVRTDIILSSEIIAIAYSQVADQPLISQIVVLFCVAVFITAAVYGFVGLIVKADDFGVHLAKETHSPQVRNLGRGIVKFMPHFLKILGYVGTAAMLWVGFEIITHGIPFLHHLVENLEHSLASVPPLAWLAKALACAIGGVILGFVIEKIVRLVRKLFSKK, from the coding sequence ATGCCATCCGGACTCCTTGCTTTATTAGATGATATTGGTGCCCTCGTTAAAGTTAGCGCGGCCAGCTTAGACGATGTTCCTACGCAGGTTGCCAAAACTACCGGTAAAGTTTCCGGCATTGTGATTGATGATACCGCTGTAACACCCAAATACGTAGTAGGCCTCGATCCCGCGCGGGAGCTGGCTATTATTTTTCAGATTGCCAAAAAGTCGCTGATTAATAAAGTTATTTTCTTAGCGCCGGCAGCGCTGTTGCTCGGTTTTTTTGCGCCCTGGGCTATCCAACCTATACTCATGCTGGGTGGAGCTTATTTATGTTTCGAGGGTTACGAAAAAGTGCATTCCATGTTTAGCTCGCACGAGGAGGCACACGACAAAAGCGCAGCCGTAGAAATAACCACCCCGGAAGAACTGGAAAAAGAAAGAATAAAAAGCGCCGTACGCACCGATATTATTCTGTCATCTGAAATAATTGCAATTGCTTACAGCCAGGTAGCCGATCAACCATTAATTTCCCAAATCGTGGTATTGTTTTGCGTAGCGGTTTTTATTACGGCGGCTGTTTATGGGTTTGTGGGTTTAATTGTAAAAGCCGATGATTTTGGTGTACACCTGGCTAAAGAAACTCATAGTCCACAGGTACGAAACCTCGGACGAGGCATTGTAAAATTTATGCCGCATTTTTTAAAGATATTAGGCTACGTGGGCACCGCGGCCATGCTATGGGTTGGTTTCGAAATTATTACCCACGGCATTCCTTTTTTACATCACCTGGTAGAAAACCTGGAACATTCTTTAGCCAGCGTACCGCCCCTGGCTTGGTTAGCTAAAGCCCTGGCTTGCGCAATTGGTGGCGTTATACTGGGCTTTGTTATTGAAAAAATTGTACGCTTGGTTCGCAAATTATTCTCTAAAAAATAG
- a CDS encoding DUF6616 family protein, with amino-acid sequence MITYIELWKATPAWQNISQEERSNYINQLGPFIQNLLENGVQIISWGVNDQNTYQRIDYDFFAVWSFPDANSAQEFEEGVVGAGWYTYFEQINARGLTQTPPDVLSKMIAL; translated from the coding sequence ATGATTACGTACATCGAACTCTGGAAAGCAACCCCCGCTTGGCAAAATATAAGTCAGGAAGAACGGAGCAATTACATTAATCAACTAGGGCCGTTTATTCAAAATTTGTTGGAGAATGGGGTACAGATTATAAGCTGGGGAGTAAATGATCAAAATACTTATCAGCGAATTGATTACGATTTCTTTGCGGTTTGGAGTTTCCCAGATGCTAATTCTGCTCAGGAATTTGAAGAAGGAGTAGTGGGTGCTGGATGGTACACCTATTTTGAACAAATAAATGCCCGAGGCCTTACTCAAACTCCACCAGATGTTTTAAGTAAAATGATCGCCTTATAA